A DNA window from Ostrea edulis chromosome 5, xbOstEdul1.1, whole genome shotgun sequence contains the following coding sequences:
- the LOC125648825 gene encoding ankyrin repeat and LEM domain-containing protein 1-like: MALASASLLDALSSGDFELSEQLLKEGADPNEVLPVEGVAPMHIAAGLSSHTTHLLLDYKGNPNVRSVEGTTPMHVACIWGKKDVLITLLQHGGDPFIKDQDGETAFGSAAKFNQQSCLEALKFHMSEDLSSSSSTLKELLSKKTYCMDVTSPDHPYIDVKGRKNDTFDDSFQTCTSHCDACTCNKLDSICLEHKNSPRSNGVQADLGQGDHENCVYEVFKNAVTSPTRVSVNPVNLSDLITSDESFCVENDDNLLKQFSAIDLKSPRQRKIFTPPVTLPSSLPANLSDLLTSDESFVPPSKVSFAKSLNNLAMKSPSKKDFVRQWHQQNFPLATDSVSSTLEQSDDTIPYDSYEDLDKTLPYSIGSISLSSTGESTVHYWEDPVTGSRLIEKHILSSFCGSSGRPSNISICSLSTVDSQRTELYDWTCYSKLSSDCNVLTNNEIRQKLQSLGDNPGPVIPSTRQTYLTRLKHLETNVKCGQLGITKKLPDYPSVLSAAIDGKFDLHGLRELAEDLIRVFNDKSLSSTWREGTVKSSFNYLLLDPRITQDLPNRADNLGELETFQIFVGAIFYIGKGKRSRPYCHLFEALSHLTKQQNKVGSKVQHILDIWNDGQGVVSLHCFQSVIPVEAYTREACMVDAIGLPRLTNIKRGDFYGPATSWSRRDRQRFGVYLLKKALQIFLGEGERQISPVDIRK, from the exons gCTATCAGAGCAGTTACTGAAGGAAGGAGCAGACCCAAATGAAGTATTGCCAGTAGAGGGTGTGGCTCCGATGCACATAGCAGCAGGACTTAGTAGTCATACGACACATTTACTGCTGGACTATAAAGGGAACCCCAATGTCAG GTCTGTAGAGGGTACCACACCAATGCATGTTGCTTGCATATGGGGGAAGAAGGATGTCCTAATTACTCTGCTACAACATGGTGGTGATCCTTTTATTAAAGATCAG GATGGGGAGACTGCATTTGGTAGTGCAGCAAAATTTAATCAGCAAAGCTGCCTGGAAGCTCTCAAGTTTCACATGTCAG aaGACCTCAGCTCAAGTTCAAGTACTTTGAAAGAGTTACTGTCAAAGAAAACATACTGCATGGACGTGACTTCACCAG ATCACCCTTATATTGACGTAAAAGGCAGGAAGAATGATACTTTCGATGATTCATTCCAGACCTGCACCAGTCATTGTGATGCATGTACTTGTAACAAACTGGATAGTATTTGTTTGGAACACAAAAATTCTCCAAGAAGCAACGGTGTCCAAGCAGATCTTGGACAGGGAGATCATGAAAACTGTGTGTACGAGGTATTCAAAAATGCAGTGACCTCACCAACACGTGTTTCAGTTAACCCAGTGAATTTGAGTGATCTGATCACTTCAGACGAAAGCTTCTGTGTGGAGAATGATGATAATCTGCTCAAACAGTTTAGTGCAATAGACCTCAAATCTCCAAGGCAGAGGAAAATATTCACACCACCTGTTACTCTTCCATCTTCTTTGCCTGCAAACCTCAGTGATCTTCTGACATCAGATGAAAGCTTCGTTCCTCCAAGCAAGGTCAGTTTTGCAAAAAGTTTGAATAATTTAGCCATGAAATCCCCAAGTAAAAAAGACTTTGTGAGACAGTGGCATCAGCAGAATTTCCCCTTAGCAACAGACTCTGTTTCTTCCACACTTGAACAGTCAGATGATACCATTCCATATGATTCATATGAAGATCTGGACAAAACTCTACCATACAGTATAGGTTCAATATCGCTTAGCAGCACTGGAGAATCTACTGTACACTACTGGGAGGATCCAGTGACCGGTAGCAGACTGATCGAAAAACATATCCTCTCTTCATTCTGTGGCAGTAGTGGACGTCCATCTAACATCAGTATCTGTAGTTTGTCAACAGTTGATTCTCAGAGAACGGAGTTGTATGATTGGACCTGTTATTCCAAGTTATCTTCTGATTGCAATGTGTTGACAAACAATGAAATCCGGCAAAAGTTGCAGAGCCTTGGTGATAATCCAGGACCGGTGATACCCTCCACCAGGCAAACTTATCTCACACGGCTGAAACATCTCGAGACAAATGTCAAGTGTGGTCAGCTTGGAATCACAAAGAAGTTACCAG ATTATCCATCTGTGCTGAGTGCTGCCATTGATGGGAAGTTTGATCTACATGGTCTGAGAGAGTTGGCAGAGGATTTGATACGAGTGTTTAATGACAAGAGTCTGTCCAGTACCTGGAGAGAGGGGACTGTTAAATCATCCTTCAATTACCTCCTACTTGACCCTCGGATCACTCAAGATTTACCGAACAGGGCAGATAATCTAG GTGAATTAGAGACATTTCAGATTTTTGTTGGTGCTATCTTTTACATTGGCAAAGGAAAGCGATCTCGTCCATATTGTCATCTGTTTGAAGCTCTGTCTCATTTGACGAAACAGCAGAACAAG GTTGGCAGTAAAGTACAACACATCCTGGACATCTGGAATGATGGACAAGGAGTTGTCTCCCTTCACTGTTTTCAGAGCGTGATCCCGGTGGAGGCCTACACACGAGAAGCCTGCATGGTGGATGCCATTG GTTTGCCACGATTAACAAACATAAAAAGAGGTGACTTCTATGGTCCTGCCACATCATGGTCCAGGCGGGATCGCCAGAGGTTTGGGGTGTACCTTTTGAAAAAGGCTCTACAAATATTTCTGGGAGAGGGAGAAAGACAAATCTCTCCAGTAGACATAagaaaatga